TATGGTGAAATGTAATTGTTGTGTTGTTGCTTTAACTGAAAAAATGTAACTGTGttgaagaaatgaagaaaaacaTCATTTATGGTATATGTATTTTATTGGATCTTATATATTTGGCAGcatatatatttgtgatgtatTTTTAGTGATTATGAGATATCTAGTAGCATATATAGTTGCTTAATTGTAATGAAATTTGATTGAAAAAAGGTTTCCAATAGCATAATACAAccagaaaaataatataaaaagtgaGGCAACATTTTCATTCAGTAAACTAGTATCTGGTGtacaaaacgtgatcctaaatcAGATATACAACCTTGCTCAAGTACATTGGTGATTTACAACCTTTCTCAAGTACATTAGTGATCCTAAAACAAATTTACAACCTTGCTCAAATACATTGAAATGGTATTCAGTGAGCATGGGACTAATAAAAAAACAAAGACAAAAGTAGACATAGCAATTGACTTTTAGCTCCAAACTTATCCAATACACTGCTTGTCAATCAAAAAATCAGATACCGCCTTGACTAAATATGTTTGGTCCTTGTTGCAACTGTGTTGCTACCTTGCCGGGGTGGGTTGAATGGAACTTGCTACAAAATAAGATAGGCAAATCAGGTAGCTTAAATGATAAAAACCAGATAACAGAAATCAGTGAGCATTATTTGAAGTTGTTAGGAGATACCTGAGGTGGTGGCATTATTCCTTGTAGAGAACTTACATTTGTTGCTGAACTCACTAAAGCATTTTCTGGCTGACTGCTATTTCTAGCATAAGTACCAGGATCAGCTGGGGGGTTGTCTTTTCCCTACCAAAACAAATCTTTTTATCAATCCAAAAACAAGCAAACATTATCCTTCAAACTAGATGCAAATAATACAATAGTAACTTATTGAATTGAGGTTGTTTCTAGCACAAGTTCTGAAGTTGTGGCCCATTGCACCACAGCCAGAACATCTCATTCTCACATATCTTCGTTTCAATTTCTTGGCTGTTGGTGGAGCCAACTCATCAAGTTCAACTCTTCTGCTTTTCTTAGGCCTACCAGGTTGAGTCGTCCCAATTGGCTTAATCATTCCAACCTTGCCACTTCTAGGCCACTCATCTTGATTCCTAATTGGAAAAATTTGCTGAGAGTATGCATTCATGTAGTATTCCTTGGTATACCATTTCGAGACATATGTCACTGGATCCTCTCTTTTATGCCAAATAGCAGCAACATCATGGCTACATGGAATACCAGTGAGTTCCCATCTTCTACAAGAGCAGACCCAATTTGCCAAATCGACAGAGTACATGCCCCCGTACATGTTCATCACCTGGTACATAAATTCACTCCCTTTGGTGGGAATGTGACTTCCAGCTTCTACCTTGTTCTTTTCAAGAACAGTTGCGACCCTTGGTGCAATGTTAGACTCCCACATTATAACTGAATGCCTATTTTTAGTGAGCCTTTGCATCATGTACATCCTAATACGCTCCAACATCGACAATATTGGTCTATCTCTGGCTGCCAATATTGACTTTATACCATTGAATCCCTCACACATGTTATTTACAAGTATATCACACTTAGGTTGAGTTCTAAAGTGTGATCTACTCCAGTGATGTGGACCTGCAGCCAATAACTAGTTGTATGCTTCCTCATCAATTGATTTGATCTCCAACATCATAGCTTTGAATCTCCTAATAGTTACCTCTCTTGCAGCTTTCCATAAAAGGTCTTGCAAGGTTTTATCCCTGAAAACTTTGTTGAAATTCTTCTCTAGATGCCTTGCACAATGCCTGTGCTCAGCCTCAGGTACACCCTCATCCCACAAACCCTTCAAGGCTTGCTCTAAACCTTTTTTCTTGTCTGTAATAAAGCTCCAATGGTTTGAGTTTTCAATTTTGAAGTCCACCTTCAATAGGTCCAGAAACCAGCTCCATGAATCCTTATTTTCTATCTCAATAACAGCAAATGCTATAGGATACATTTGGTTATTCCCATCTATTCCAACTGCTGTTAAAAGTTGTCCTGGATGTACACCTTTAATGCGGCAGCCATCCAACCCAATTAAAGGTCTACAACCCTCATTGAAACCTACTTTTAATCCAGCATAGAAAATATACACCCTCTTGAAACGTGGCTTACCATTCTCACCAACTTCTGTCAAAAACTCAATAGTTGAACCCTTATTAGTCCACTTAATCTCCTCTGCATAATCCCAAAGAGAAGCATACTGCTCTTCATAGCTCCCTTCAATTGCTCTAGTTGCCATCAGCCGAGCTCTATAAGCTTTGTCCCGTGTAATCTCAATGACATTGTCCTTACTAACCTTGTGCATGAAAGAAGAGATTCCCCACTTGTCATTCATCTTGAACTCATTCATGTACTTCCGACTCAACCATCTAGAAGTTGCAAATCTATTTGTATTCTTTCTAGCACATTTGTGTTCATCATCATAAGTTTTGATGACAAATGTGGTGGTGTCATCAATCTTCGATGCAAAACAAACCCATGAACAACCAACACCTTTACATTGAGCCCTAATCCTATGAGGGTcattattcttaaaaaaaaatgtcCTTTCCATTTTGGATTGCATACTCCTTAATTGCTTGCTTAAAAACTGCCCCATTTGGAAATAATAACCCGAGCTTGAACACTGGTTTTTACATGTCAATTAAAGCCCTAAACTGAGGAAGCTCTGGCAGCTTGGTTTTTCTGTACATTTTGTTTGGTTTGTGGATCCCCTCAATCTCCTCATCATTCTCATCTTCATCCTCACTTGAACTATCTTGTGGAACAAAGTCACTATCAGAATCTTGTATACCCACATCTCCTATGTCAATGTCTATAGGCTTTTTTCCCTAATCCTTTCAAGTGGTTTTCAGCTGCCTCCCCCATATCTAAGTCATCTTCACTTTGTGCATACTCTGGATCTACATCATAATCATTGTCTTCACTTGAGTGTTCATTTTCAGTTGCATTTTGCTCATCCAAAACAGGCCTAGATTTGGTCACATCCTCATCCAAAACAGGCCCATGTTCAGTCTTATCATCATCCAAAACAGGCCTAGATTCAGTGACATCCTCATCCAAACCAGGCCCACTTACATCTCCCAAACCAAGCCCATCCAAACCAGGCTTACTCCCACATGCATCTTCATTCAATATAGCCCCATCAGATTGTGTTGTTATTTCCTCACCTAAATCTGTTACAACATCTCCATTCACATTAACCTGAGTATCATTTTCAGCACCTAAAACAGTTTCAACATCATCATTCACCCCATTTCTAGGATCATTTTGAGCACTTAAATCAATTTCAACATCCTCATTCACACCAGTTACTACTGAAGCTTGAGTTTCAGTCACTTCTTGTTGACAAAAAAAACATTCCACAACATTGCATCTCTTCACACAATCCCCAATCTTCTCAAGTAAAACTACATCACTAGTTACACATTCCATTAACACACTACCTTCCCACTTAAAATAAAAAGCAATCTCCTCTGGATTTGTGAAACCTAAATCTCTAGCAATCCCATATAGCTAAAACATGATCATGTTATCCACATCTTGGAAATGTATTAAATTAGTAACCCCACCAAGGTAGGTTGGAATGTTACCTACATGCTTGAGTTGTCCACTGTGACACACCTTTAGAGTGAAGATTCCTGAATTTGGGTCTGCAAAATACAACAACATTTAATGTGACAATTTTagataaaaaaaacatttaatgTGACAATTACTGAATAACTAAAGTTAGGGTGGTCCCAAAATATGCTTTCAAACCTGCTTTTAGTACTTGTTATCAAGCATCAAACACACACACGCACCAATACACAACAGACCCCACGCACCCCACGCACCCCACACACCCCAATCAACCTAACAAACCACTATGGAAAACTCCAAAAACACTATTTAAGATTCCTTTGACCAAACCCATTTTGTACAACCaaaaaaacctcatttttttgGAGTTTTTTTTCTTAATGCTACAATACACAACAGACCCCACGCACACCCCAATACAAAATCAAAAGGGAGTTTTTTGGACTGACCCAatacaaaatcaaaatcaaagagAATAAAAAGTAAACATTAAATACTCACTGTAAAAGGGAATCTCGTTCTCATTCCTACACTCCTTTGGGTGTCCTTTCTTTTTTCTTAATGCTCTGGTTTTCTTCTTCCCCATCACCGTCGACAGAGGCTTCAGATCATTCCTTCAACTTCAGATTCAATCCTTTGGCTTCGGATTCAGTTTTCTTCACTCTTGCAActacatttcaaaaaaaaaaaagccctaAAATTGCCCCCAAACTAATCAGATCGATCCACGAAAACCCTTAGTCTTACTGCCTTCATTCGTTGTTCTCATGGTAGTTTCAATGGCAGTAATGACGTGTAATGCCAAATAATCCTCTATATTACCACATCAACCCATATATTGCCATATCATGCAGcctatcttatgtgttatgacaCATCATCATAAATTGTAAAAAAAACTAACGGAATGCCCATAAATTACTAACGTTAAGAGTTCGGGGGGAATTTAAAACATCGCGAATCATTTTGGGGGCACTGTCATACAAaggtcatagttcggggggcaaaaatgttatttattcatttttttatgcTTATATTTTGTCCTGTTGTTCATTTTATATTATGCTTTATGGTTTGTTATATCTTTTATTGtctaaaatatatcattttagtTCATTttgcatttttatgtatttttgtgtttaatatatgcagcaaaattatttttatttttatttttttgtttgattaattgttttattttgtttatttaaatgttaagtgaataattatttgatttaatttaattattttaattattatttttttgcttgGGTGCAAGTGTGTTTGATTGTGTGTGTGAGAGTGCATGGCAAATAAGTGATCATGCATAATTGTGTGTGTGCACATGCATGACAAGCATGATAAGCATGCAAGTGAATTGTCTTGAACCTAGACTAGATTAAAGGAAGGTGGGTATTTCCCTAATTATAGAAATCTACCAATTAAAAGAGCATTCTATAAGGTAAGTGTAACAACGCCCTATACTTCTATCTTCTCAATCGGTGACTATTTGGTAATTGTtaagaaaataccataattataaatTAGTCCTTAATTAAAACATGCAATATGAACTTATTTATGTAAAAATAAATGTATAATGTCTTTTATGAAAATTTATAATAAAAGTTTAAAGTCTCACTATAAACGTAAGAAAAACATAGGTAAACTCCAGAAAAATGTTATTCACGTTAACTAGATTGATTTCCGTTCATCAGAGCCCCACGACATACATACTCAAACCCAGAAACGCCTCACATCACCATGTGTGTGCCAATGAAAAACCCTATTgtctacctgaaagggggaaagtaagggggaaagtaaggggggtgagctaaaagcccactaaggaagtacaaataagaAACAACCATATACATAAGCACAATACAAGACTATTCTCATCGTACATAAGCTTAAAACATAGCATATCATAGACATATCATAATTTCATACACTTTATCTGAATATTTcatcataaaaaaataaagtaaagaaGTTCTATGAGGTAACCAGTAAAGCATAAATCAGTCAATCCTCCTCTGTGAGGTAGTcagtgttggaaaaacaatcagagtgcgcaGCGAATCGGCATGGTGGGCCCAGTtggtaaacaaaaaaaaaattcaatctctcatataaacaatttatatgttcaagaaaacatccagacaaaaaccattaatatgcaatatcattaatcatgcaacatatatataattatacacatacttatatatatatcatatgaacagacatatacaaatattcaagaacataaatatttacctcttgaagcctatcaagtgtcattgagtcttttcatatatataacgatcttcctatccaacgctttgagtactcaaatcaCGATCtcccagagtgttctctacacctcaagatgtgtgtgggcataaagagaacaagggtttgtaatttagaaatcacaagtttatctcaacacatgagaacttggattatatCTTGAGAAATGTTACaattaaagaagaagatgattatttcttgtctgacaaattctgaaactttttctgAATCACCACTCTTTTGTTTctcattatcacataatatatattttagagattatatattacct
The genomic region above belongs to Humulus lupulus chromosome 1, drHumLupu1.1, whole genome shotgun sequence and contains:
- the LOC133815009 gene encoding uncharacterized protein LOC133815009, giving the protein MGQFLSKQLRSMQSKMERTFFFKNNDPHRIRAQCKGVGCSWVCFASKIDDTTTFVIKTYDDEHKCARKNTNRFATSRWLSRKYMNEFKMNDKWGISSFMHKVSKDNVIEITRDKAYRARLMATRAIEGSYEEQYASLWDYAEEIKWTNKGSTIEFLTEVGENGKPRFKRVYIFYAGLKVGFNEGCRPLIGLDGCRIKGVHPGQLLTAVGIDGNNQMYPIAFAVIEIENKDSWSWFLDLLKVDFKIENSNHWSFITDKKKGLEQALKGLWDEGVPEAEHRHCARHLEKNFNKVFRDKTLQDLLWKAAREVTIRRFKAMMLEIKSIDEEAYN